A DNA window from Carassius gibelio isolate Cgi1373 ecotype wild population from Czech Republic chromosome A6, carGib1.2-hapl.c, whole genome shotgun sequence contains the following coding sequences:
- the LOC128016067 gene encoding methionine--tRNA ligase, cytoplasmic, translating into MKLYISDGNPQGVKVLASLELTGVKCEIEAVSHEEKVVPYLSDPRSPVLLLPDGQHLFSPNSICQYLFDISGQKATDATNQWLEWEATTLQPAVLQSLHMVALQGKRGEAAAVMKEPLKWLEQSLGKKNSPFLTAEAVSVADVVLWAALYPLLSDSSFDVGELPSVRGWFERVGDLPACQAAAKRVLKGKGVEALKTFLQKHPASQTQRRDSPTNATEAEVAEHVITAEEIEEAAQIWSEGLKGSPAVTERKHPVLPQEGKRNVLLTSALPYVNNVPHLGNIIGCVLSADVFARYGRLRGWNLLYVCGTDEYGTATENKAREEGLTPQEICDKYHAVHADIYQWFQIDFDFFGRTTTERQTEIAQDIFWRLHERGFLLEDTVEQLRCESCQRFLADRFVEGECPHCRYPEARGDQCDKCGRLINAVDLRNPQCKVCKETPVIRSSKHLFLNLPKLEGELEQWLDKSTGSGDWTANARQITRSWIRDGLKPRCITRDLQWGTPVPHQDFKEKVFYVWFDAPIGYLSITANYTDQWEKWWKNPQQVELYNFMAKDNVPFHSVVFPCSLLGAQDNYTLVNHLIATEYLNYEDTKFSKSRGVGVFGDMAKDTGIPSDVWRFYLLYLRPEGQDSAFSWSDMALKNNSELLNNLGNFINRAGMFVCKFFDGRVPEMLLNEDDKRLIAQVRWELKQYIQLLDKVRIRDALKCILNISRHGNQYIQLNEPWKKIKGDHADRQRAGTVTGVSVNVACLLSAVLEPYMPAVSQTIRQQLQAPPPSVSSMLQNTGSFICTLPAGHHIGTVSPLFQKLENEQIEALRKRFGGQQAPSSAAESKPSAGAVHASVRVNADPERAKQLTALVAEQGNKVRGLKAQKADKSVIDDEVDKLLQLKKQLSLAEGKNPEPAAQKGKKK; encoded by the exons ATGAAGCTGTATATCTCCGACGGGAACCCGCAGGGGGTTAAAGTGCTGGCGTCGCTGGAGCTCACCGGAGTGAAGTGTGAGATAGAAGCAGTCAGCCACGAGG AGAAAGTGGTCCCTTACCTCAGTGACCCCAGGTCACCAGTCCTGCTGTTACCCGACGGTCAGCATCTCTTCAGCCCTAACAGCATCTGCCA ATACCTGTTTGATATCAGCGGCCAGAAGGCGACTGACGCGACTAACCAGTGGCTGGAATGGGAAGCTACGACTTTACAG CCTGCAGTGCTGCAGTCTCTCCACATGGTGGCGCTGCAGGGTAAGCGAGGCGAGGCGGCCGCTGTGATGAAGGAGCCGCTGAAATGGCTAGAACAGAGTCTGGGCAAGAAAAACTCACCATTCCTTACTGCA GAGGCCGTGTCAGTTGCAGATGTCGTCCTGTGGGCGGCGCTGTATCCTCTCCTGTCTGACTCCAGTTTTGACGTTG GTGAGCTGCCGTCTGTGCGCGGCTGGTTCGAGCGTGTTGGCGATCTCCCCGCATGTCAGGCGGCCGCTAAAAGAGTCCTGAAGGGAAAAGGTGTTGAAGCCCTGAAGACGTTCCTCCAGAAACACCCAGCTTCACAAACACAGCGCCGGGACAGTCCCACCAACGCCACTGAG GCTGAAGTCGCTGAGCATGTGATCACAGCGGAGGAGATTGAAGAAGCTGCTCAGATCTGGTCTGAAGGACTCAAAGGTTCTCCTGCGGTCACAGAGAGGAAACACCCAGT TCTCCCTCAGGAAGGAAAGAGAAATGTTCTTCTCACCAGCGCTCTGCCGTACGTCAACAACGTGCCGCACCTGGGAAACATCATCGGCTGTGTGCTCAGCGCCGACGTGTTCGCCAG ATACGGCCGTTTGCGCGGCTGGAATCTGCTGTACGTCTGCGGTACGGATGAGTACGGGACGGCGACGGAGAACAAGGCTCGTGAGGAGGGTCTGACGCCGCAGGAGATCTGTGACAAATATCACGCCGTCCACGCAGACATCTACCAGTGGTTCCAGATCGACTTCGATTTCTTCGGTCGCACCACCACTGAACGACAGACCGA GATCGCTCAGGACATCTTCTGGCGTCTGCATGAGCGAGGTTTTCTCCTGGAGGACACGGTCGAGCAGCTGCGATGTGAAAGCTGTCAGCGCTTCCTGGCCGACCGCTTCGTGGAGGGCGAGTGTCCTCACTGCCGTTACCCAGAAGCCCGCGGGGACCAGTGTGACAAATGTGGCCGTCTGATCAACGCTGTGGACCTCAGG AATCCGCAGTGTAAGGTGTGTAAGGAGACGCCGGTGATCCGCTCGTCTAAACACCTGTTCCTGAACCTGCCGAAG ctggagGGCGAGCTGGAGCAGTGGCTTGATAAGTCGACAGGCTCCGGTGACTGGACGGCAAACGCTCGTCAGATCACACGCTCGTGGATCCGTGACGGTCTGAAACCGCGCTGCATCACGCGTGACCTTCAGTGGGGGACACCTGTGCCACACCAGGACTTCAAGGAGAAG GTGTTCTATGTGTGGTTCGACGCTCCTATTGGCTACCTCTCCATCACTGCAAACTACACCGACCAATGGGAGAAGTGGTGGAAGAATCCTCAGCAG GTGGAGCTCTATAACTTCATGGCGAAGGACAACGTTCCCTTCCACAGTGTAGTGTTCCCTTGTTCACTTCTCGGAGCTCAAGACAACTACACACTAGTCAATCACCTCATTGCTACGG AATACTTGAATTACGAGGACACCAAGTTCTCGAAGAGCCGCGGCGTGGGTGTGTTCGGGGACATGGCTAAAGACACGGGGATCCCGTCAGACGTCTGGCGCTTCTATCTTCTGTATCTGCGTCCCGAGGGACAGGACTCGGCCTTCTCCTGGAGCGACATGGCCCTCAAAAACAACTCGGAGCTCCTCAACAACCTCGGGAACTTCATCAACAG AGCCGGGATGTTCGTGTGTAAGTTCTTCGACGGTCGTGTTCCTGAGATGCTCCTGAATGAAGATGACAAGCGGCTCATCGCTCAGGTCCGCTGGGAGCTCAAGCAGTACATCCAGCTGCTGGATAAAGTCAG GATCCGTGACGCTCTGAAGTGCATCCTCAACATCTCTCGTCACGGGAATCAGTACATCCAGCTGAACGAGCCCTGGAAGAAGATCAAAGGAGACCACGCTGACAG GCAGCGAGCCGGGACGGTGACCGGTGTGTCGGTGAACGTGGCGTGTCTCCTGTCCGCCGTGCTGGAGCCGTACATGCCAGCTGTCAGTCAAACCATCCGCCAGCAGCTGCAGGCTCCGCCCCCCAGCGTCAGCTCCATGCTGCAGAACACAGGGAGCTTCATCTGCACGCTCCCCGCCGGACACCACATCGGCACC GTCAGTCCTTTGTTCCAAAAGCTGGAGAACGAACAGATCGAGGCTCTGAGGAAAAGGTTTGGAGGACAACAG GCTCCGAGCAGCGCTGCAGAGTCCAAACCCAGCGCTGGTGCGGTGCATGCATCGGTGCGTGTGAACGCAGATCCAGAGAGAGCCAAACAGCTGACGGCTTTAGTGGCAGAACAa ggcaaTAAAGTACGAGGCCTAAAAGCTCAGAAAGCCGACAAATCTGTAATTGACGATGAAGTCGATAAATTACTGCAACTGAAAAAACAACTTTCTCTTGCGGAGGGCAAGAACCCGGAGCCAGCCGCTCAGAAaggaaagaagaaataa
- the LOC128016068 gene encoding DNA damage-inducible transcript 3 protein produces MTAEWLYPPGVGPLCGAELEAWYEDLQDILGSDAGGAKVTRAPPCSEKEPEFLDVLESCSLTWLTEGQVWGDGVQRVTDEPPVVHSPPRKDDRRGGESEHTSSGGDLLPPEFFELLSEGGVGSAETMVSGGYQGSHHAPPSPSASEEELPTVPDTSSCSSESSSSSLNCSPPPSPPTRPGKRKRAGDKGGGALCSPSPGKKSRREREQENERKVQELTDQNERLKAEIERLGEEVQRTRRALIERLVNTRR; encoded by the exons ATGACTGCGGAGTGGCTGTACCCCCCAGGCGTGGGGCCGCTGTGTGGTGCAGAGTTGGAGGCGTGGTATGAAGACCTACAGGATATACTGGGCTCCGACGCGGGCGGGGCTAAAGTCACCAGAGCCCCGCCTTGCTCCGAG AAGGAGCCCGAGTTTCTGGATGTGTTGGAGAGCTGCTCGCTCACCTGGTTGACGGAGGGGCAGGTTTGGGGCGACGGGGTGCAACGGGTCACCGATGAGCCACCTGTCGTCCACTCGCCACCGCGAAAAGATGACCGGAGAGGAGGCGAGTCGGAGCACACCTCGTCCGGAGGAGACCTGCTTCCGCCAGAGTTCTTCGAGCTCCTCAGCGAGGGCGGCGTCGGGTCGGCGGAGACGATGGTGAGCGGCGGGTACCAAGGTTCGCATCACGCGCCTCCGTCGCCATCCGCGAGCGAGGAAGAGCTTCCGACAGTCCCGGACACATCGTCCTGCTCCTCGGAGTCCTCCTCATCCTCCCTCAACTGCTCCCCTCCTCCGTCCCCTCCAACACGTCCGGGAAAGAGAAAGCGGGCCGGCGACAAAGGAGGAGGCGCGCTGTGCTCCCCGTCCCCCGGGAAGAAGAGCCGACGGGAGCGTGAGCAGGAGAACGAGAGGAAGGTGCAGGAGCTGACGGATCAGAACGAGCGGCTCAAAGCCGAGATCGAGCGTCTGGGAGAGGAGGTGCAGCGGACGCGCCGGGCGCTCATCGAGAGACTCGTCAACACCAGGAGGTGA